The Actinomycetota bacterium genome includes the window GCGCGAGCCCGAGCGCGCGCAGCGGCGCGGCCGCCGACGACGGGTCCGCGGCGATCGTGGCCGTCATCAGCTGGGTCTTGTCACCCAGCTCGGCCACGAAGAACGCCACGAACGCCGAGGCGGTCGCGCCGAAACGCGAGGTACGCGCCGCCTCCTTCTCGTCCTCGGGCGCGTCGGACGCGGTGAGGAAGGTCCACACCCCGAAGCCGATGAACAGCCCGCCTGCGACCCACGCGAGCGCCGATGCCGGCACGAGCCTCGCCAGCGTGCTGCCCACGGCGGTCGCGAGCAACTGCAGCACCACGATGGCGCCGGCCACTCCGACGAGCACCTGCCACGCGCGGTAGCGCGCGGCGAGCATCAGCGTGAGCAGCTGGGTCTTGTCGCCGAACTCGGCGATGGCGACGAGCAGCAGCGAACCGAGCAGGGGCGTCAGCACCGGGAGCGCGCCGGCCTCAGGCGTCGTCCGGCTCGTCCGCGGGCCCGCCCGCGGCCGCCGCCATGCCCTCGCGCCGGATCATCACCGCGAGCACGGCGGCGACGGCCACCGCCGCGACGGCGAGCCCGATGATGAGCGTCCGCGTGTCGAGCGCGCCCCCGCCGATCCCGTCGGACGCGCCCCCGGGAACGTAGCTGACGTCGACGACGGCCGACTCGCCGGGTGCAAGGCCCTGGTTCGGCAGGGTGTAGATGCGCTCACCGTCCGCGTTCTCGTTGGGAGCATCGTTGGACTGCGGGTCGGTGCGGATCGTGCCGGCGCCCGCGGGCGTGCGGACCGAGAAACCCACGAGGTCGGCGGGGACCGTCTGGACCCACTTGAGCGACGCGCCCACCGCGCCGCCCTTCCTCGGCTCGATGTTCGACCACAGGCACTCGAGCTGGCCTTCGCGCGACTGCTCGAGCGTGAACTCGTATGCGCGTCCGCCCGTGCCGGCGGTCATGGTGCCCTCGCGCGGGATGTCGCTCTCGCCGGTGGCGCCCAGGATCTCGCCGGACCACAGCACCGTCGCGCCCTCGGGCACCGGGACGCGAACCTTCGCCGGCAGCGGAGTGGATGTGGGCACCAGGACGGACGCGACGAGCAGCACGCGATCGGGGTTCTCCGACGCGCCGCCGAACCACGCCTGCACCTGGTAGACGGGCGGCGTCGCGGCGAGTGCGAGCGAGGGCACGGACAGTGCGGCCGCGAGCAGGGCGGCGGCCAGAACACGGGCGGTGCGGCTGGTCACGTCGTCAACCTCCGGGGAAGGCATCTTCATCTTGGTGCGCGCCATTCTAGCGTACGGCCGCGACGCGGGCCGCGTCACGCTTCCGGGCGCGCCTCGCCGATGCAGTTCGCCGGGCAGATGCGCGCGCAGTCGGCGCAGCCGGTGCACTTCTCGGAATCGATGCGGAAGATGTCGCCGTCGCGCGCGACCGCGCCCTCACGGCACACGCGCAGGCGCATCGCGCACGCGGTGCAACAGCCCGGTTCGATCACCAGAGGCGGCTTGCGTTCCCGGCCCGAGAGCAGGCTCACGCGACCCGGCCCGTCTGGCGCTCGGCCGCCGAGACCGTGTTCGACATCAGCATCGCCTGCGTCATGGGCCCGACGCCTCCGGGCACCGGCGTGATCGCCGAGGCGAGCCCCTCGACCGCGTCGAAGTCCACGTCGCCGACCATACCGGCCTCGGTGCGGTTGATGCCGACGTCGATG containing:
- a CDS encoding TMEM165/GDT1 family protein, which gives rise to MLTPLLGSLLLVAIAEFGDKTQLLTLMLAARYRAWQVLVGVAGAIVVLQLLATAVGSTLARLVPASALAWVAGGLFIGFGVWTFLTASDAPEDEKEAARTSRFGATASAFVAFFVAELGDKTQLMTATIAADPSSAAAPLRALGLAPSVPAAGLATFGAVWLGSTLGMLAVNGLAIAVGSAIGTRLPRKLIARVAGVVFVSFGLATLWPAVAGAPA
- a CDS encoding 4Fe-4S ferredoxin, producing MSLLSGRERKPPLVIEPGCCTACAMRLRVCREGAVARDGDIFRIDSEKCTGCADCARICPANCIGEARPEA